The sequence below is a genomic window from Sardina pilchardus chromosome 9, fSarPil1.1, whole genome shotgun sequence.
AATAGAGGAGAAGGCTGTGTTAACCTTCACACACAGGAGCTTTTCCTTACAATTAGGAAATCTGAGGTGTGTAACTGATACCTCACTAGatgtatctacagtacatgtaatagACTGAAATGTCCCAGCAATAGTAAAGCTATGCACTGGCCCACAGTAGATGTCCACACCTGTAGTCCTGTCTGATAAAGCCTGAGTCTGTCACTCACCCGGCATCCCCCAGAACCCCACCTGCAGCACCCCCACCTTCATTACTGTACTGCCGCTTGTAGATACACTCCATCtcattgtgtacacacacacacacacacacacacacacacacactaaatgacTTTGCATTACACCTCTGGCTGCCTTGGGCAGGTTGCGTCACATTCCCCCCAGGAGGTTGAGTCCAGCCATATTAAACGCACTCTGCTGGCTGCTTTATTGTGGCGTTATTGTGGGCGAGCGCGGGCGGCGTTTTGTTTGGCGGCGTTATTGTTTCTGGGCGATTACGGCGTGATTACAGTGCCGGCCCACTTCACCCACGCGCTCCTCAAGCGGCCGGGCGGGCGAGATGAATCAGCGTCGGGGGACAGGAAGGAGGGAtcggtgagagaggaggagggggagggggaaagaagaaggGAACGGGTAGATGACaggagggagaacgagagagaggtagagtgaggaggagagagagataggaggccAGAGAAAGAGTGGTAGAATAAGCGAGAgattcagaaagagagagggcgtgagagagagagggagaacgtgtgagaaagaggaagagagagaaccagaAGGAGAGCTAgtgagggggagacagagagagtgagtgaacaggaggagaggtgtGTACAGGCTGTCATGGTCTGACATGAGTGTCTTGGTCTCAATGGTGATAGTACCCATGCAGTGACAAGGACTTCAGTAGCCAGACCAGAGGACTGGAGCACATGACTCATCGCTCCTGTTAGATATGGGCCCCCGCCTACCCTGCCTCCATccccgtgggtgtgtgtgtgggtgtgtgtgtgtgtgtgtgtgtgtgtgtgtgtgtgtttgtgtgtgtgagagagagagtgtgtgtgagtgtgtgtgtgtgtgtatatatatatgtgtgtgtgtgtgtgtgtgtgtgtgtgtgtgtgtgagagagagatagtgtgtgtgtgtgtatatgtgtgttattgtgtgtgtgtgtgtgtgtgtgtgtgtgtgtgtggacagctcAGGCTAGGTGTGAAGACTCATTAGCATGTGAGCTGAGCCCAGTCAGCCCCACTCCTCCACAGTGTTGTGTGAGTGAACCGCCGGGACCCGTCCATTCTCCACACACTTCTCCTGCACCAACTGTCCctggcaatacacacacacacacacacacacacacatacacacacacacacacacacacacacgctgggtcGCGCTACATTAATGAGCTAGCGTGGCGCGTCTGTCCAGTCACCGCACAGAGCTGTGCTTCAGcgactttatttattttattttttcatccTCCGCTACTCTGGGAGAGCATTGGTTCTCAGTGCTCAGTACAGGTGACATTTTACTCACACAGACGGAGCAGGTCTAGCGAGcagcttctccctctttcttgggTCCACTGCTTTCCATTGCTTGTCTCCTATAATGACCCTCGCTAAACACGCTTTGTTGTAGTCAACCCAGGCTGACTATTGAGAGACCCTAAAGGGATCCTATAGCAATTCACAAAGGGACACATAAGCCCGCAGCCTGAGTGTCTGATCATTGTAAACATACTACTGATAATGTATGTTGTGCTTTTTGTGTGAGaattcaatcacaaacacacacacacacacagacacacgcacgcgcgctatgcggtacatctagttggaCTTGAAGTCCTTTGATTTTCACTACGCTGTGTTTCCCTTCACCAGATCCTTTGTTCTCCTCTCTGGCAGCTCTTCAGGGTTCCTGATGTAGTAGTGTACGCGTTTAGAGCAGGATGTGGATCCAGAGCCAGGTCCGGGAATACTTCCTTCCCAGAATCCCGTTTTTCTGAGGGATGCCATAGTCACAATGGTGGTAGCCACTCAGCGacactgtcaatcatctctggTGTTTGTGACATTCTCTATTTTGATCAACTCTCctgtccttctttctctcctttattttttttattttgctatgTGTGCTCCTAAATTTAGAGCAGGTTTCTACTCCATTTCAGTGTAATTAGCGTTGACAAGTGCTGTCAAAACATGGACATGAGTCAGACATCAGCGGGGAGCGGCCCTCTGGAATCATGGGAAATGGGCGATTCAGAAAATGGATAGGCTCTCGGCTTCAGTTGCAGTATTAGAGGATGTTGATCTTCCTTTACTCCCACGCaaataatatacacacacacacacacacacacacacacaggtgatgaTGTATCCATCCATTCAGCCTCCATCCCTACGCCAcgctctcactccttctctcatctccctcaTGCAAGTGAAGTTCCACTGACACTCTGTCACTCGGCCTCCCTCTCGCCCCCTCGCGTCTCCTCGCGCCTCCTCTCGTCCTCAGCTGTGTCCTATTAAAATGACCTGAcacctcctccctcgctcctgtcTGCTATTACCcgtccctctgcctctctcctgtgGCAGCACATTCcatccctctccttcactcactctttctcaccaTTTATCGCTCTTCTTtcatcccttccttccttccttccttcccttctCTATCTTTCGTTCtatttgtgtttctttctctccctctctctatctttccctctgtcatctctctctctatccctttttctctatacctttctttccctctctctcaatcccctctctctctctctctcagtccctcccCTGTTATCCAGCTTGGCGTTGTGTGAAGCTCACCTGTCAGGTGTGGGACAGGCCTCATGAATAACTGCCTGCTCTTATCCCGCCGAACAGTCCGCCGCGTCGCACCCAAAGGAAATAAATATCCATGGCGGCACGCGCCAATAACGCCGACACTCACAGATATTTCCAGGTCTCCCAGAGGTTAAGCACGTGTCTGCGAAAGGCAGACTCCGGCGCGCACACAGAGCGATAGATAAATTGAAAAATCTCTTTAGACTCTCCCGGATGAAGAAGAACCGATTTGATGAACCATTAAGCAAGGGAGCGTGAGTGATGAACTAATTTGAGCTCCACAAACAGAGCTAATTCCAGCCCGGAGAACAAACACATCATGACTTCTCTTACCACCACTTCAGGGCATGAGGGTTGAGGCTTTGGTTGAAGAGATTTTTAATGTAGGGAGCTCACCTCCAAAATTCTACTGAGTTTTAATAATTTGGTTGGTTATGGGCATCTTGGTCAAGATTCGATCCAAAggcttgcgtgtatgtgtatgtgtgtgtgtgtgtgtgttttcaggtgtgtgtggttgtggagtatgaggcctctgctctgctgtctcCTCCACTTCCCTCACTATTTCTTTGCATACTTTAttaattacctccaccaagaCGGTTATGTTTTCCTTCTGTCAACAGGATTATGCAGAAATGATTAGAGGGGTGGAGCATGGGCCAGGGGAGAAATGAAACGTTGTTGCAGATCCGTTGCCCTTCCTTTAACAGACTCCTTTGcagagaactgcattttcacAGTGACTTTCTAGTTCTTTGCCTGATTTGTTTATTACTTGCATTATTTATTACCTATGCTTGGCCTTGCTCTCATGTTGTCATGCTGAGTCAAGGGGTGTGTAACAACCACATTCAAAGTGACCTCCACCCAACAGTAATTCTTCATGTGAAGAATGGCTTCggctgactttgtgtgtgtgtgcgtgcgtgcgtgcgtgcgtgcgtgcgtgcgtgcgtgtgtgtgtgcatgtgcaaggtAGAAGTGACATACACTGTAAAATCTAACAGTAGTGCTAACTTGCATTAAGCTTGTTTACTTTACTTTCAGCAACAAATGTGCTCATTTTAATGGCTTGGTAAAGTAACAGTTACTTTCAGAGCGAAAAAAATACATTACTTCATAATTAAACTAAGATTAACTTGTGTGAGACAAGTAACCTAAAAAAATTATATATCTGTACCAGTAGGAGGCGCCATTGCAGGTAGCCTACCGTATTTTCTCCATGGAAGAAGAGGAAGTAGAAGATGAAGACGGCGCACGTGAGAGATGAGTGTCGAGAAGACGTTTGCAGCCACAAGAATTTAAAAAAAGCATTTTGAAAAAGCATTTCGACAACCAAAAATAAGaattcttctgggaagactttctgGTAAGCTGTACTAATGTTGGCCAACTCATAAAACACATTATAATAACGATAGCGTTCGTGCCCCCTTCCCCTCATCACCCCACATTTTAGgaggctaacgttaacgttatcaTTACACGTCGTGCTACTTTTAAGCTTTAGCTTTCTGACTAATGTAAAGTTAGCAGCAACGGTAGTGATTAGTGAACGGAATAAATACATTTGCTAGTGACGTTAGTGAATTTTCTAGGACTAggtagcagctaacgttagtgaattCGGACGGAGGCAAAGTCAATACATTAGCTGCTAGCAGATGTAAATATGCAGTGGAAATGTAAGCATTGCattttttcagcagacaaaaGAGGTCAGTTGTTTAAGCACTATCGTCTAAGACATGGGGGATTTACTCGTCAACAACCAATACCTTGTCTTCATCTGGACTGTTTATGTACTTTTCAGTCATTCAATGCACTCAAAGTCCATTTATCAAAATGGCATTCTCAGCCAGACGTTGGCCAAACTAGTAGACCAGTGAACGTGTTCCATTGTCAggtatgtgcatatgtggaGCCCTGCACTAAAGCTGAGTTTTTCATTCACCTGCGTAGTCATTTAAAACTAAAGCAGAAAGTTCCATGCCCATATGAAGGATGTGATTTTCACAGTAGTGTATACTCAACATTTAATGCTCACAAAAGTAGAATGCATAGTGAGTGCACTACTCCATTCAAAGCTGAGGTCAGTTCAGGCACATCACAATCAGAGGATCAGAATTCTGAAGACGGGGAAGGGACATCTTCACAAGATGACACCCTATGTGAGGTTGAGGACTGTGCAGATAATATAACAGATCTAGAATCTCAGCTAGAACGTAACCTTGCTTCACTGTTTTTGGAAATGCAAACTATTCTACACATACCTGAAAATTCTGCCCAGAGAGTAATTCAGCGTCTCAACCAGATTCAGTTACTTTCACAGCCAGTATTGCGAACTGAAATCCAGCAGATTATAAGTCACCATTGTGTTGATGCGGATGTTAATGATGTAGTCAATCGAATTATGAATGCTGTTTCACAAAATAATATCTTGCTGAAACACACAGAATCAGATGGGTCTCTATCAACAATTAGCAAGAGATCATCTTACATAACACAAGAGTTTCCCATTGTTATGCCAGTTGAATATCCACTTGAGAAAAATGGTAACTCTGTTGTCTATGTTCCCATTCTCAAGATGCTGCAGGCTTTATTAAGCCACAAAGATATCTTGGATAAGGCCCTGCATCCAGAGACCATACCCGAAGGCTATCACTCATTCAGAGACGGCACATGTTACAAAGGTAATTCACTTTTGAATGTGGATGAATTTAGGATTGTTCTTGGGTTCTATATTGATGAATTTGAAGTGGCTAATCCCCTGGGAACATCAAAGAAAAAGCACAAGATGTGTGCTGTTTATTGGGTATTAGCTAATCTTGACTCCAAATACCGATCAACTCTCCACAGTATTCAGCTTGCTCTGTTATGTAAGCATAGCTCAGTGGAAAAACATGGATATCAGGAAGTACTTCGTCCTCTCATTCAGGATCTTGTGACTCTCGAGGAACATGGTGTTTATGTTGAGCAGTTAGCAGAGAGTGTGAAAGGCACTGTCTTGTATGTATCAGCAGACAACTTGGGTGCTCACTCTCTGGCAGGTTTTATGGAAGGTTTTTCTGCAGATCACTTTTGTCGTTTTTGTCTGTGTCATCGAAATGATGTACAGAATAGTGAGGTTAGATCAGGCCTACACCAACTCAGGACGAGAGAGAGTCATGATGCACATGTGCAAGAAGTACTCCACGACCATACTATGGCAAGACAATACGGTGTAAAAAgagggtgtccattgagcgatAACCTGACATACTTTCATGTGGTGGGTGGTTTTCCACCCGACATATTACATGATTTGTTGGAAGGTGTAGTCCCTGTGGAACTTGCCCTATGTCTTCAAAGTTTCATCAGTAAGAAGTATGTTACTTTAGACTCTGTGAATGAAGCCATTAAAAAATTTCCATATACCTTCTCAGACAAAGTTAATCAGCCTCAGAAAATTCCAAAGGGCTTCATTTCAAAGGGTACGATAGGGGGTAATGGACATGAAAACTGGTCTCTCCTCAGGCTCCTACCTTTAATGATAGGTCACAGTATCCCTGAGGGAGATGAGGCATGGGAGATACTGATGATTGTTAAAGACATAGTGGAGATTGTAATGTCATCACACTTCACTGATGAGTTGATCCTCTTCCTGGAGTGTAAAATCTCTGACCATAGGGAGTTACTGCAGGCCACATTTCCCAGTTTCAAACTTCGGCCAAAACATCATTTCATAGAACATTACCCCGAGATGGTGAAGATATTTGGACCTCTCATAGATGTATGGACCATGCGTTTTGAGGGAAAGCACAAATTTTTCAAACAGGTTGTGCATGACACCCGAAATTTTAAGAATGTGCCCCTTACCTTGGCTGTGAGACATCAAAAAGCTATGGGTCTATTTTTAGATTCATCAATGTTTTTCAAGCCTGCTTTGCAAATTCATAAAGTTCAATCTGTCATGGTTGAGTCTTTTCCTGACAATGTTCAGAGTCTGCTACAGCAGCGAAATGGCCAGCAGAGTACTGTGTTGGCTGCATCATCGGCAAGCGTTCATGGTGTTCAGTACAGTGCTGATATGATTGTTTCAGTCGGCAAATTCGCAGGGCTCCCAGAGTTCAGGCAGATCACAAGAATTGTTGTTATCAATACAGAAATTCTCTTTGTCTGCAAGCTTCTGACGTCTTGGTACACTGAGCATTTACGTGCCTATGAACTGTGCTGTAGTGGAGCAGGTGGACTCACTGTCACTCATTTGTCTGAATTGAATGATGTTTTCCCTTTATCTGCGTATAAAGTAAAAGGAAACGCATACGTGGTCCTGAAACGTCATGTATTGTAAAGTCATGTTACAGCTCTGTGGTATTTACAGTGCTCACAGTGTAAATGAGTACACCCCCTTTGAAAAGTAACATTTTACACCTTGTCAATGAGCACAAAAATATTTCCAAAATAGTCAAAGACTAGGTTTAATGTAACATCTTATTAAAGTGAGGTTAGTTATATAactaagagtaggctacacatttgtcAGTTTTCCTCAAATTAGGGTGGTGTAAAAATGAGTACACCCCACAACAAAATCTACTACATCAAGTACTTTGTATGACCTCCATGGTTTTTAATCACAGCACTAAGTCTTCTAGGCATGGAATGTTGgcaacattttgcaacattgcTCTTTTTCCATTCCTCAAAAAGTGATGCTCAACATGTCTCTTCAGAATTCCCCATAGATGTTAAATTGGATTCAGATCAGGAGACATACTTGGCCATTGACTCTcaacctcttcctcttcagctACTCAACCATCTTCTTTTTCAGTATCTAAGGCCACTGTTGGCTttcggaagaggaggagggtggcAGTGATTCAATGGCCATGTATCCTGATCTGAATCCAATTTaacatctgtgttgcaaaatGTTGCCAACTTGTTCTTTCCATGCCTAGAAGACTTTGTgctgttattaaaaaccatggAAGCCATACAAAGTACTTGATGTAGTAGATTTTGTTTTGAGGTGTACTCATTTTTGCACCAACCTAATTTGAATGAGAATGAAAAGAATAAGTATACTCAATTTGTCATAGGTCAAATTTGCTTTCCAGGCCAAATGTAGAAATCAAGCATTATTGTTGCCAGGGTGATAACAAATTCAGCCACATGGTATGTTATGTGctttaaaaatgttttattttcccCCTTAGGCTATGGAAAGGTTCAAGATCAGAGTGATCGTCACAGATCAAGATGTCGAAAAAGTTGCCTTAGATGTGAGACCACAAACTGTAGAGGAGCTTAAAGAAATTGTTCGAAGACACTGTAATTTGCAGTACGAATTCAACATGATGTATGAGGACCCAGATTTTGGTAATGCTTTATGTAACCTGAACAATATGGATGAGGTGCCAGCTGCTGCTACGGTGAAAGTGGTTCCATTGATAACATCAGTGAGTCCTGAGGTAACCAGCAACTCATCAGATATCTCCATAAGCTCGGCTGACACAGTTATTTtaccatcatcatcaaggaCACAGGGTTGGCCAGAGGTTTTCAGCATCCCTAATTTTTCAGTTGACGTTGAGTTCAGGCTAAGACAGGCAAATCTGGCCTATCTGAAAGACAACAAAACATTCAAGTGTCCTTGGGACATAAAACGCAACATTCTACAAGTGTTGTCAGAAGAAATATACAAATTCGACACGTACCCGGATGAGAACCGGCTTCATGAAGTTGCACGAGCACTGATTGGCAAACATCCCTGCCTGACTGAAGCGGGATGTACTGATGGTTGTTCAGGCTGGAAAAACAGTCTTTATTACAAGATGGGGAACTTCCGGACAAAATTGCGCAAAGCGGGATGTGCAGAGGTATCTATAAACAGTAGCAAAAACACCCCTGGGGTGTCAAAAGGCCTCAAAAGGCCCAAAAGATGTGAGGTCAATTTCTTGCCTGAACtaccagagagagaagaaacccTTGAGGCAGTGAGATTTTTGCTTGCTGAAGAAATGAAGAAAAAGAATCCAAACGCTACCACAGTTGCATCAAAA
It includes:
- the LOC134092137 gene encoding uncharacterized protein LOC134092137, whose product is MERFKIRVIVTDQDVEKVALDVRPQTVEELKEIVRRHCNLQYEFNMMYEDPDFGNALCNLNNMDEVPAAATVKVVPLITSVSPEVTSNSSDISISSADTVILPSSSRTQGWPEVFSIPNFSVDVEFRLRQANLAYLKDNKTFKCPWDIKRNILQVLSEEIYKFDTYPDENRLHEVARALIGKHPCLTEAGCTDGCSGWKNSLYYKMGNFRTKLRKAGCAEVSINSSKNTPGVSKGLKRPKRCEVNFLPELPEREETLEAVRFLLAEEMKKKNPNATTVASKMDQTFSLRRREIVDVETPVETLKERWPALFTERQVFSEFNRIAATNLNDFFEALDRYTPKFVSIFKTKGGGVGETLTEFLQQIDLRKQDVTALRTLVLRGLPVLLGDDPSDFYKTCSVTDDDGVWAQVSIGLLTVVDEDAPVGPNVIHLEPVSTAIIIEGSVIMDDLKSLPEALCILFGLSYALHLDYPKSMKNTLNFIQKVMLGLGHNKLPPKLQSLKNVLLS